ACGCAATAAAAAATGTAGTTACGATGGGTAAAATTAAAGCAATGGCATAAGTAAGAGCTACAGTAATAATCCCATATTCACCAATAAAAAATTCCTGAATAATCTTTACGGGAAATAGAAATTCAATCATCTTTTTTGTCCATGGATTTATGTATTGGCCAAAAATGGTCTCTTCTAAAAAATCTACACTAATCTGAGCACCAAAGTTTCCTACGAATTGATAAGTCAGATAGAGAACTCCAAAGAGGGTCATTAGTCCCCATAATGGGTGCATGGTGATCACATCAAAAAAGTCAGAAAGCCTGCTTCGAGTTGCTTTCTCTTTAGTGCTTGTTGCTCCAACAATCTCATCAACCTTCTTTAACCTTTTACGATTGATAACAGTCCGTAAAGGTTCTGTATAATAGGATTGTGTTTCTGTTACAATAGAATCTATTTTACTTTTATTATCTTGAGAAAAGGTCTTTCCCATCCATTCCTTAAGACTCTCGTCTCCAGATAACATCATCAGGGAAAGGAATCTCTTAGAGAGATTCGAAGGAGGAAGGAGATGACTTAATAACTCTATAGCCTTTTCTATACGATCATCGTACCGAAATAGTGAATTTGATTTCTTGGGATGATGAAGACATTCTTTTAACCTGTCAATTCCCTTTCTTTGTATGGCTATGGTAGGTACCACATCAACTCCCAAAAGTTCAGCAAGTTTTTTATCATCAATTGAAAATCCCCGGCTTTTCGCCTCATCCAGCATATTAAGGGCCAAAACATAGGGAAGCCCAGCTTCTGAAAGCTGAGTACTGATTAATAAAGCTCTTTTTAAATTCTTTGAATCTGCCACCTGAACAACCGCACCATCTTTCTCATCCATAAGAATATCCCTGGTAACCTTCTCATCTTCTGACATAGGAATGAGGCTATTAATACCAGGGGTATCTATAACAAGATGTTTTCTTTTATTGAATGACGAAAATCCGTGGGTAACCTCTACCGTTGTCCCAGGATAATTTGAGACAGTAGCATATCGACCCGTAAGGAGACCAAATATAACACTTTTCCCTACATTTGGGTTTCCAACTAGTATTATTTTATTAATATTACCAGAAAACTCTCTCTTTCTTCCGCTCATAAAAATCTAAGTCTCTTTACTTATAAAAAATATTTCAGGACTTTTTTCTGCAGTCTTTACAAAGACCGTACAACTCTAATTTATGACTGAGGACCTCAAATTTCTTTTCTCTGCTTATCTTATCCTGAAGCTTTTCAATCATCGAATTGGTAAATTCCATTATCTTCCCACACTCTCTGCAAATTAGATGATCATGATGGATATGATCCACCATATGTTCATATCTTGTCTGGCCGCCACCAAAATGGAGCTCTTGAGCCAAACCGCACTCCTTTAAAAGATTCATCGTGCGATAAACCGTTGCTATGCCGATCTGAGGATCTTTTTTAATTACTATTCGATAAAGCTCTTCGGCACTAATATGTTTCTCTATAGAAAGAAAGGTCTTTAAAATAGTTTCTCGCTGTTTGGTTAGTTTCAAATTCTTTTCTGCGATATACTCCCTTAATAACTCTTTTTCTTTCTCCATAAATCATTCCTATAAAATGATTTTGATATGCATTATCAATATACTCTACAGACAAAATGTTGTCAAGAAAATTTAAAGAGAAAAGGGGAAAGGCTTAAACGATCACAGAAAGAATGGTGTAGCCTGCTTTTTCAAGGTCTTTTTTTATGGGCTCAGGATCCAATGTGCCCAATCTGAATACATTTATCCTTTTATTTTTTTCATCATGGGAGGTTGTAACAACACTTATGATATTTACTTTATGCTTTTTAATTATCTTTGTTACCTCAGCTAATTGACCTGGTCTATCCTCAAGTTCTATTTCAATACGGCTACTCTCCTGTCCCATACCCATGACTTCTAAGAAAATTTCAAAAATATCTGTTTCAGTTATAATACCAACCAGTTTATCATTCTCCAAGACCGGAAGGCCGCCTATCTTTTTATCCCTCATAATCTGAGCCGCCTCTTCTATCGTAGCCTGAGGAGAAATAGTGATGACATCCTTTGTCATCAACTCTTTAACCTTAATCCTATCAAGAAGATAATGAACCTCCCAAAGATTTAATGAGGTGGCAGGTGATGCCATAGCTGAACGGAGATCCCTGTCAGAAATAATACCTACGAGTTTACTACCTTTCATTACAGGCATACGTCTAATCTTATGTTTTTTTAGCATATCGATTGCTTCTATCATGGAGGCATCTTTATCGACCGTTATTAAATTCCTCGTCATTCTCTTACCGACAAACACAAAAACACCCCCTATCCGTTAATCAGTCAATTAATAATATTATAACTCTCCTTCTATTTTTATACAACATAAAAAACTTGTTTTTTTATCTTCTAAACACCTTTCCTTAAATTTTTTATTAAAATTGCGAAATTTATCTTTTGAAGCGAGAAAATTTTACAGAAAAGATGTTTTTAGAAATTAAGGAAATAATACTTGATAAATATAGTCAGTTATGTAATTTTATAAAAGAGAATGGTTTCCTCTTCCCTCTTAACCCTCCTTTCTTTCACCTTCCAGATGGAAGAGGAGGCCAATGCCTTCTATCAGTTTAAGTTGCTTTAAATTCCTCATATATATTTTTTCTTCCAGCTTTTTCAGTAAAGCAAAATTCTATAAATTCATCTATAAAGTGAGCCTAACCTGTCTTTTTAGAAAAGAGAATTATTGGAAAAGAAACAAAAAATTAAAAATTTTTTAAAAAATACTTGACAAAAATAATCAGGTATATATAATTCAGCCTTATTTAAGATAAACTTGACTAAATTAGTCAGGATTATTATTCAGGATTATTATATTAAATATTAAATAATTTAACACTTTAAAGGGAGGTAAATTTTATGTCAGTACAGGTTCGTATACCAAGTCCGTTGCTGAGCCTCACACAAAATAAAAGTGAGGTTAACGCTGAAGGCAGTAATGTTAAGGAAGTTCTAGAAGATCTGGAAAAGCAATTCTCAGGTCTTAGGGAAAGACTCTTTGATGAGAGTGGTTCAGTAAGGAGATTCATTAATATCTACATTAATGAGGAAGACATCAGATTTTTAGATGGGGAAAACACCCAAATAAAAGATGGGGATGAGATATCTATTATTCCAGCAATAGCAGGCGGAAAATAATAGATTCACTCTATATTTAAGTTTAGAAAAATGGAAGTAAAATGCGAGAGCAAAGAACTGGCTAAGGGTGTTACCTATAATTCTATTTTGGATTTGATAGGAAATACACCTCTTATTAAGATAGAAAAATTAACAAGAGGTCTTAAAAATGTTGAAATCTATGCCAAAGCCGAATGGTATAACCCTGGAGGTTCTGTAAAGGATAGGGCAGCCCTTAGTATGATTGAAGAAGGGGAAAGAAGCGGGCATTTAACAAAGGATAAGATTATTCTTGATTCTACATCGGGAAATACAGGTGTCGCTTATGCCCTTATAGGAAATGTAAAGGGGTATAAGGTCGAACTTGTAATACCTGCAAATGTTGGAAAAGAAAAAAGGACCATGATGCTTGCATATGGAGCAAAGATTATTTTTTCAGATCCTCTTCTGGGCTCAGATGGTGCCCAGGTTTTGGCTAATGAAATATTTAATAAGGAACCTGAAAAGTATTTTATGCCTTGTCAGTATAATAATCCTGCTAATGTGTTGGCACATTATAAGACTACTGGCTTAGAGATTTTGGAACAGACAAATGGAAAGATTACCCATTTTATTACAGGGGTTGGAACAAGTGGTACCCTGATGGGAACCAGAAAGAGGTTAAAGGAGTTTGATGAGAAGATTCAGATTTTCTCAATAGAGCCGGAAGAGAGTTTGCATGGTATTGAAGGTTTAAAGCATATGGCGACTTCAATCGTTCCCAAGATTTATGATGAATCATTACTGGATGGCAGAATATTTGTTAAAACAGATGATGCCTTCAATATGACCCATCTTTTGGCCCAAGAAGAGGGAATATTAGTTGGTTATTCTTCTGGGGCTGCATTGAAAGGGGCATTGGAGCTCGCAGAAAAAATAAAGGAAGGGGTGATTGTTACCATTTTTCCAGATAGCGGAGAGAGATATCTGGATTTAAATAATAACTGACAAGCAGAAAGGAGGACAAAAATGGTAAACAAAGATAATATTAAGCTATCAGAGGATGAATTACAGCGTTACAAAAGACAGATGATGATGGCAGGATGGGGAGAAGAAGGTCAGAAAAAATTAAAGGGTTCTACTGTATTTATGGTCGGTGCTGGGGGGCTTGGCTGCCCTGTGTCTATCTATCTAAGTGTTGCTGGCGTTGGAAAGATAATTTTATGTGATTTTGATACACCTGATCTTACAAATCTAAACAGGCAGATCC
This genomic stretch from Nitrospinota bacterium harbors:
- the feoB gene encoding ferrous iron transport protein B — its product is MSGRKREFSGNINKIILVGNPNVGKSVIFGLLTGRYATVSNYPGTTVEVTHGFSSFNKRKHLVIDTPGINSLIPMSEDEKVTRDILMDEKDGAVVQVADSKNLKRALLISTQLSEAGLPYVLALNMLDEAKSRGFSIDDKKLAELLGVDVVPTIAIQRKGIDRLKECLHHPKKSNSLFRYDDRIEKAIELLSHLLPPSNLSKRFLSLMMLSGDESLKEWMGKTFSQDNKSKIDSIVTETQSYYTEPLRTVINRKRLKKVDEIVGATSTKEKATRSRLSDFFDVITMHPLWGLMTLFGVLYLTYQFVGNFGAQISVDFLEETIFGQYINPWTKKMIEFLFPVKIIQEFFIGEYGIITVALTYAIALILPIVTTFFIAFSILEDTGYLPRLAVMVNKIFKIMGLNGKAILPMVLGLGCATMATMTTRILGSKKEKVLVTLLLALGVPCSAQLGVILGILGILSFKAVLIWGGAVILVLFGVGFLASFIIPGKGSDFILELPPIRKPQFSNILIKTMARIEWYLKEAVPLFILGTIVLFIFDKSGILRLIEFIASPLVVGFLGLPAKATEAFIIGFFRRDYGAAGLFFMVKAGALNPIQMVVGLVTLTLFVPCVANYFMIVKERGFKISLGIISFIFPFAFLVGGILNFILIRLGISL
- a CDS encoding Fur family transcriptional regulator; this encodes MEKEKELLREYIAEKNLKLTKQRETILKTFLSIEKHISAEELYRIVIKKDPQIGIATVYRTMNLLKECGLAQELHFGGGQTRYEHMVDHIHHDHLICRECGKIMEFTNSMIEKLQDKISREKKFEVLSHKLELYGLCKDCRKKS
- a CDS encoding CBS and ACT domain-containing protein — protein: MFVGKRMTRNLITVDKDASMIEAIDMLKKHKIRRMPVMKGSKLVGIISDRDLRSAMASPATSLNLWEVHYLLDRIKVKELMTKDVITISPQATIEEAAQIMRDKKIGGLPVLENDKLVGIITETDIFEIFLEVMGMGQESSRIEIELEDRPGQLAEVTKIIKKHKVNIISVVTTSHDEKNKRINVFRLGTLDPEPIKKDLEKAGYTILSVIV
- a CDS encoding ubiquitin-like small modifier protein 1 gives rise to the protein MSVQVRIPSPLLSLTQNKSEVNAEGSNVKEVLEDLEKQFSGLRERLFDESGSVRRFINIYINEEDIRFLDGENTQIKDGDEISIIPAIAGGK
- a CDS encoding cysteine synthase family protein codes for the protein MEVKCESKELAKGVTYNSILDLIGNTPLIKIEKLTRGLKNVEIYAKAEWYNPGGSVKDRAALSMIEEGERSGHLTKDKIILDSTSGNTGVAYALIGNVKGYKVELVIPANVGKEKRTMMLAYGAKIIFSDPLLGSDGAQVLANEIFNKEPEKYFMPCQYNNPANVLAHYKTTGLEILEQTNGKITHFITGVGTSGTLMGTRKRLKEFDEKIQIFSIEPEESLHGIEGLKHMATSIVPKIYDESLLDGRIFVKTDDAFNMTHLLAQEEGILVGYSSGAALKGALELAEKIKEGVIVTIFPDSGERYLDLNNN
- a CDS encoding HesA/MoeB/ThiF family protein; the protein is MVNKDNIKLSEDELQRYKRQMMMAGWGEEGQKKLKGSTVFMVGAGGLGCPVSIYLSVAGVGKIILCDFDTPDLTNLNRQILYTHKDIGKNKAISAKETLSEINPDVTIEPVTEKITKENIDRFAHDADLIIDCL